Proteins from a single region of Oreochromis niloticus isolate F11D_XX linkage group LG7, O_niloticus_UMD_NMBU, whole genome shotgun sequence:
- the LOC112847260 gene encoding putative per-hexamer repeat protein 5 isoform X2, whose protein sequence is MTVPPPQRLAPDSPTRKQKQPEKQKTRPGRAVGAQDGGLGAKQNQCTRGTKTTTRATTKKQQQKTHTGAPKNKVQNRRVQGAGQGADRTEVPTVPGADRAEGHGGDVDPGQGAGPGADNPGARTVQGVGREDGSGADAGTVQGTGPGADNTGARTVQGAGREGGNGGDSGEGGPGAAHDGDVAWPVAWKVASQLQTPTG, encoded by the exons cccccctcaAAGGCTGGCCCCAGACAGcccaacaagaaaacaaaaacagccagaaaaacagaaaacccgACCAGGGCGGGCGGTGGGGGCCCAGGACGGAGGGCTCGGGGCAAAACAAAACCAGTGCACAAGAGGGACAAAAACCACAACACGAGCCAccaccaaaaaacaacaacaaaagacgCACACTGGAGCCCCAAAAAACAAAGTCCAAAACAGAagagttcagggggccggccaggGGGCCGACCGCACAGAAGTCCCAACAGTTCCGGGGGCCGACCGTGCGGAAGGCCACGGTGGCGATGTGGACCCAggtcagggggccggcccgggGGCCGACAACCCAGGAGCCcggacagttcag GGGGTCGGCCGTGAGGACGGCAGCGGCGCCGACGCGGGCACAGTTCAGGGGACCGGCCCGGGGGCCGATAACACAGGAGCCcggacagttcagggggccggccgtgagGGAGGCAATGGCGGCGACTCAGGCGAAGGCGGTCCGGGGGCCGCCCACGACGGCGATGTCGCCTGGCCAgtggcctggaaagtggccagTCAGCTGCAGACCCCGACAGGGtag
- the LOC112847260 gene encoding putative per-hexamer repeat protein 5 isoform X1: MTVPPPQRLAPDSPTRKQKQPEKQKTRPGRAVGAQDGGLGAKQNQCTRGTKTTTRATTKKQQQKTHTGAPKNKVQNRRVQGAGQGADRTEVPTVPGADRAEGHGGDVDPGQGAGPGADNPGARTVQGAGREDGSGADAGTVQGTGPGADNTGARTVQGAGREGGNGGDSGEGGPGAAHDGDVAWPVAWKVASQLQTPTG, encoded by the exons cccccctcaAAGGCTGGCCCCAGACAGcccaacaagaaaacaaaaacagccagaaaaacagaaaacccgACCAGGGCGGGCGGTGGGGGCCCAGGACGGAGGGCTCGGGGCAAAACAAAACCAGTGCACAAGAGGGACAAAAACCACAACACGAGCCAccaccaaaaaacaacaacaaaagacgCACACTGGAGCCCCAAAAAACAAAGTCCAAAACAGAagagttcagggggccggccaggGGGCCGACCGCACAGAAGTCCCAACAGTTCCGGGGGCCGACCGTGCGGAAGGCCACGGTGGCGATGTGGACCCAggtcagggggccggcccgggGGCCGACAACCCAGGAGCCcggacagttcagggggccggccgtgag GACGGCAGCGGCGCCGACGCGGGCACAGTTCAGGGGACCGGCCCGGGGGCCGATAACACAGGAGCCcggacagttcagggggccggccgtgagGGAGGCAATGGCGGCGACTCAGGCGAAGGCGGTCCGGGGGCCGCCCACGACGGCGATGTCGCCTGGCCAgtggcctggaaagtggccagTCAGCTGCAGACCCCGACAGGGtag